One uncultured Draconibacterium sp. genomic window, CACACATTTAGCAACCGCGACATCAGTAACGAAACCGAAATCCAGTTCTCGGAACTAGGACCAAAGGCCGGAACGATGGGTGCTGCTGCTTATGCATTAGAGCGAATTTCAAAATAAATAGACATGGAAGTCAATTTTACAAAGGTTGAAAAGGCATTTTTTGAAGAAACAAAAGCGAAGAAGATTTCAACCCTAATGCCCTATATCACAACAGAAAGTTTTCCAAAACTTGGTTTACTTTCGGCATTAAGTTTTTTAGAATGGGTTAGCGATAATCCGAATGGAGTAGTAAGTTTGCCAACAGGTAAAACAGCTCAGTATTTTCTTGATTTCACCCACCTTTTACTCGAAAACTGGAACAACAAAAAAGGAAAAGATTTACTTGCCAAATACGGTTTGGAAGGTTTAAAAAAGCCTGATTTAAGTGAACTCACCTTTGTGCAGATGGGCGAATTTTTTCCAATCGATCCAACTCAGCACAACAGCCTTTACAACAATGCAATACAACAGTACATTAATGCATTTAACCTAAATCCCGAAAAAGCTCTTTTGATTAATTCAGAGGAGATTGAACTTGCCGAAGGAAAACACTACTCGGAAATCTTTCCTGATTTTAAAATTGATTTATCGCTGCGTTACCGCGAAGCAAAAACAAACCAGGAAAAGCTTCAGCAAGAATCGATATTTAAAATTGACAACTGGTGTACAGCTTACGAAAATAAAATCAGAGCCTTAGGCGGAATTGGCTTTTTCCTGGGCGGAATTGGTCCCGACGGTCACATTGCTTTTAACACCCGTGGATCGGATCATTATTCATCCACACGTTTAACACAAACCAATTTCGAAACACAGGCAATTACTGCAGCCGATCTTGGTGGAATTGAGGTTTCGCGCAACCGACTTGTAATTACCATCGGACTTGGAACGCTTGGATATAATCCGAACAACAAAGCAATTATATACGCTGCCGGTGAAGCTATCGCCGACACAATTAAAGAATCGCTGGAATTTAAACCCACCGTTTCGTACCCGGCTACAGCCTTGCAAAAACTTAAAAATGCCCGCTTTTACTTAACCGAAGGAGCGGCAGTTAAACTGGAAGACAGTATAGACTGTTTCTACGAATGTGGTCCGTGGACGCATCAGAAAACGGAGCGCGCAGTAATTGAGTTGTGCAAAAAAATAAATAAGTTTGGTTCGAAACTGGAACTTGAAGATTTAAAAGCCGATAAATATTGCAGCAAAATTCCCGGATTAAACGAAAATACAGTTCAATCGGTAATTGATTCCATTCTTGTAAAATTGCGCCGGGGAATGGAAAAAGAAGTGAACCAGGTGTACTATCACACCGGCCCGCACCACGACGATATTATGCTGGGAATTATGCCCACAACCAACCGACAGTCGCGCGATGCCAGTAACGAATTACACTTTTCGGTACTTACCTCTGGTTTTACAGCTGTTACCAATCGTTTTTTATACGATTTGCTGGTTGATACCAAAGACCTGATTAACCTGGGAAAAATTGAAATGATCCATTTCCCGGATTTCTTTAAGGACGGATACAAATACAAATGGGACAAAGATATTTACCATTACCTCGACAATATTGCGGCTCAAAACGACGAAGAAAAGCGTCGTGGAGTTTGTCACCGCGTTATTCGGGCCCTGGTTTCAATCTGGAATGTTAAAAACCAGGACGAGCTGCGTGAAACGATTTATGAAATCCTTACTATTCTGAAAAACAGTTACGATGGTGGAAAAAATCCTCCAAAAGTTCAGAAATTAAAGGGGATGATCCGCGAATTTGAGGAAGAACTGGTTTGGGCTCACTACGGTATAATGGTAAAAAATGTACACCATTTAAGATTGGGTTTCTACTCTGGCGAATCAAATTACGATCGCGACGTATTACCAATTCTTGAAGACTTCCGGAAATACAAACCAACCGTAATTAGTTTGGCCATGGACCCACAGGGAAGTGGTCCGGATACACATTATAAAGTGTTGCAGGCCATTGCAAAAGCAGTTGAAGCCTGGAACCAGGAAGAAGATTTAAGCAATTTGAGAATTGTTGGCTACCGAAACGTTTGGTTTAAATACAATCCATGGGATGTTGAAGTAATCGTTCCGGTTTCGCTAAACTCGCTGGCAACTCTTGATAAATCGTTTACCGAATGTTACATCACTCAGGTAAATGCATCGTTCCCGAGTTATCAGTTGGATGGAAAATTTAGCGACCTGACACAACGCGTTTGGTTCGAACAACACAAACAAATACAGTTTTTGCTGGGTAAGAACTTTTTCTATCAAAACGAATCGCCATTGTTAAGGGCAACGCACGGAGTAATATACCACCGCGATTTAACCGTCGACCAGTTTCTGGAAGAAGCTTTTAAACTTGAAAAAGCAATGGCCGGAATTTTATAAACACTATTAAAAATTGACATGAAACTAGTAATTCATAAAACATACAACGAAATAAGCCAGTGGGCTGCCAACTATATTGCAGAAAGCATAAACAAATTTAATCCAAGCGAAGAAAAACCATTTGTGTTGGGACTTCCTACTGGTTCGTCGCCTTTAGGCACTTACACTGCACTGATTGAATTGTACAAGGCAAAAAAAGTATCGTTCGAGCACGTGATAACATTTAACATGGACGAATATGTTGCCATTGCCGAAGATCATCCGGAAAGCTATCACAGTTTTATGTTTGAGAACTTTTTCAATCACATCGATATAAAAAAGGAAAACGTAAATATTTTAGATGGTAATGCCGCTGATTTAGACAAAGAATGTAACGATTACGAAGCCAAAATTAAGGCAATTGGCGGAATACATTTGTTTCTTGGCGGAATGGGTGCCGACGGTCATCTTGCATTTAATGTTCCCGGTTCATCGCTGCAATCTACAACCCGACTGGTGAATTTAAATTACGATACAATTGTTGCTAATTCGCGTTTCTTTAACAACGACCTGAGTCTTGTTCCAAAACAAGCACTTACGGTGGGTGTTAAAACCGTACTCGACTCGAAAGAGGTTTTAATTGTTGTAAACGGTTATAAAAAGGCCCGCGCTTTGCAAAATGTAGTTGAAAACGGCATGAACCACATGTGGACACTTTCGGCTTTGCAAAACCACCCAAATGGAATTATTGTATGCGACGAAGATGCCACAATGGAATTAAAAGTTGGTACGGTAAAATACTTTAAAGAATCGATGTAAGAATCTACTCCGGATTGATACTATAAAAAATAGCCCACCTGTTATACAGAGTGGGCTGTTTTATTGGTAATCCCGAATTGATTTGTGCATTGCACACACCGAAAATACATTTTCTTTTGTTTTGAAACAAACTATTTAAGCGCTTACAAAACGTTTGTAAAACAGAAATTTTTTTGACAAAATATTTTATTCTTTAATTTTTTATTTTAGTCGTTCGTCTTTTTGTACGGTTTTATCGGTTTAATCACCACTTCTGAGTTGCACGAAGGACAAATATAGATTTCGCAACCTGAGCAGGCAAAACAGTTGCTGCATGTTCGGGAAACATTAAGGTTTGAAAATTCAAAACCACACTCCCCGCACTGGTATAACTTTTCTTTTTTTTGCCCCAGCATTATACAAACGATTTAACAACCCGAAGTACGGCAAAAATAATAACCAGGGTAAAAATAATTGCTGCCCCCGAAGGAATATCGAGAAAGTAGGAAAAAAACAATCCTGAAATTGTTCCTATAAAAGCAAATACAGAAGACAGAACAAGCAAACGTTTAAAGTCTTTTGTATACAAGTTGGCAGTTGCCTGCGGTATTGTAAGCAAGGATAAAATAAGAATGATACCAACTACGCGAATATTTAATACAACTGTTAATGCAATTAAGGTAATGGTTAAGTAATTAAACAATGCAACCGGCAAACCTGCAGCCCTTGCAAATTCTTCGTCAAAAGCGATGTACAGAATCTTACTGAAAAACAGGACAACCAATGATATAATTACAATATTCAAAGCTAGCATCCACCAGAGTTCGGAAGAAGTAACCGTAAGAATATTACCAAAAAGGTAACTCATTAAATTGGGAGTATAACCCGGGGTAAGAAAAACAAAAATGATACCCAGCGCCATACCCAGCGACCACCAGATGGCAATTGAAGAATCTTCGCGGATTTCGGCCACTTTTGTAAAAAACTGAATGCCAAGTGCCGACAAAACCGCAAATAAAACAGCTCCCAAAAGTGGATTAAATCCCAGAAAAAATGCAAGACCAATACCGCCAAACGAAGCATGTGTAATTCCTCCGCTAATAAAAACAATGCGGCGCGAAACAATATAAGCACCAATAATTCCACACGAAATACTGGCAAAAACGGCTGCTAAAAATGCCTTTTGAAAAAAATCATATGAAAAAAGTTCGATAATTGCGCTCATATCAATGGTGGTGATGCTTTAAAATAGT contains:
- a CDS encoding glucosamine-6-phosphate isomerase, with amino-acid sequence MEVNFTKVEKAFFEETKAKKISTLMPYITTESFPKLGLLSALSFLEWVSDNPNGVVSLPTGKTAQYFLDFTHLLLENWNNKKGKDLLAKYGLEGLKKPDLSELTFVQMGEFFPIDPTQHNSLYNNAIQQYINAFNLNPEKALLINSEEIELAEGKHYSEIFPDFKIDLSLRYREAKTNQEKLQQESIFKIDNWCTAYENKIRALGGIGFFLGGIGPDGHIAFNTRGSDHYSSTRLTQTNFETQAITAADLGGIEVSRNRLVITIGLGTLGYNPNNKAIIYAAGEAIADTIKESLEFKPTVSYPATALQKLKNARFYLTEGAAVKLEDSIDCFYECGPWTHQKTERAVIELCKKINKFGSKLELEDLKADKYCSKIPGLNENTVQSVIDSILVKLRRGMEKEVNQVYYHTGPHHDDIMLGIMPTTNRQSRDASNELHFSVLTSGFTAVTNRFLYDLLVDTKDLINLGKIEMIHFPDFFKDGYKYKWDKDIYHYLDNIAAQNDEEKRRGVCHRVIRALVSIWNVKNQDELRETIYEILTILKNSYDGGKNPPKVQKLKGMIREFEEELVWAHYGIMVKNVHHLRLGFYSGESNYDRDVLPILEDFRKYKPTVISLAMDPQGSGPDTHYKVLQAIAKAVEAWNQEEDLSNLRIVGYRNVWFKYNPWDVEVIVPVSLNSLATLDKSFTECYITQVNASFPSYQLDGKFSDLTQRVWFEQHKQIQFLLGKNFFYQNESPLLRATHGVIYHRDLTVDQFLEEAFKLEKAMAGIL
- a CDS encoding metal ABC transporter permease; translated protein: MSAIIELFSYDFFQKAFLAAVFASISCGIIGAYIVSRRIVFISGGITHASFGGIGLAFFLGFNPLLGAVLFAVLSALGIQFFTKVAEIREDSSIAIWWSLGMALGIIFVFLTPGYTPNLMSYLFGNILTVTSSELWWMLALNIVIISLVVLFFSKILYIAFDEEFARAAGLPVALFNYLTITLIALTVVLNIRVVGIILILSLLTIPQATANLYTKDFKRLLVLSSVFAFIGTISGLFFSYFLDIPSGAAIIFTLVIIFAVLRVVKSFV
- the nagB gene encoding glucosamine-6-phosphate deaminase; this encodes MKLVIHKTYNEISQWAANYIAESINKFNPSEEKPFVLGLPTGSSPLGTYTALIELYKAKKVSFEHVITFNMDEYVAIAEDHPESYHSFMFENFFNHIDIKKENVNILDGNAADLDKECNDYEAKIKAIGGIHLFLGGMGADGHLAFNVPGSSLQSTTRLVNLNYDTIVANSRFFNNDLSLVPKQALTVGVKTVLDSKEVLIVVNGYKKARALQNVVENGMNHMWTLSALQNHPNGIIVCDEDATMELKVGTVKYFKESM